Proteins encoded by one window of Desulfovibrio ferrophilus:
- a CDS encoding FAD/NAD(P)-binding protein, with translation MTELPNPYLPEPATIIEVLDETPNIKTFRVVLDDEQKMRDFSFDPGQVGQMTAYGAGEATFVINSPSTRMDYLQFSVMRTGEVTEALHGLRAGDKVGLRAPLGNSFPLAALKGKDVVIVGGGIGMAPLRTLLLTMLDNRADYGSITVLYGARSPEDLSYRYEFDEWTGGGADLTLTVDAEASGWEHRVGLIPHVLKDLAPSASNAVAVTCGPPIMIKFTVQALEELGFTDEAIITTLERRMKCGVGLCGRCNIGPKYVCVDGPVFTWAELKELPAEL, from the coding sequence ATGACAGAACTTCCTAATCCCTATCTGCCCGAGCCAGCCACCATTATCGAGGTGCTGGACGAGACTCCAAACATCAAAACCTTCCGAGTCGTGCTGGATGATGAGCAGAAGATGCGTGACTTCAGCTTCGACCCCGGGCAGGTGGGCCAGATGACGGCCTATGGCGCAGGAGAAGCGACTTTCGTCATCAACTCTCCGTCGACTCGCATGGATTATCTGCAGTTCTCCGTGATGCGTACGGGCGAAGTCACCGAAGCCCTGCATGGCTTACGGGCTGGTGACAAAGTCGGACTGCGTGCTCCCCTTGGCAACAGTTTTCCCCTGGCTGCACTTAAGGGCAAGGATGTGGTCATCGTGGGAGGCGGTATTGGCATGGCTCCGCTCAGGACGTTGCTGCTGACCATGCTGGATAATCGAGCTGATTACGGTAGCATCACCGTGCTCTATGGGGCACGTAGCCCCGAGGACCTGAGCTACCGCTACGAATTTGATGAATGGACCGGAGGCGGGGCGGATTTGACTTTGACCGTGGACGCAGAGGCCTCTGGCTGGGAGCACCGGGTCGGGTTGATCCCCCATGTGTTGAAGGATCTGGCTCCCAGTGCCTCCAATGCCGTGGCAGTGACTTGCGGGCCACCCATCATGATCAAGTTCACCGTACAGGCTCTGGAGGAGCTTGGCTTTACGGATGAAGCGATCATCACCACTCTGGAGCGGCGCATGAAATGTGGTGTCGGCCTCTGCGGGCGGTGTAATATCGGTCCCAAGTATGTGTGCG
- a CDS encoding CoB--CoM heterodisulfide reductase iron-sulfur subunit A family protein, whose product MRIGVFICHCGSNIAGTVDCEAVAEAARSMPDVAFATDSMYTCSEPGQEAIIKAVTEHRLDGIVVASCTPRMHERTFRRTVERAGLNPYMFEMANIREHVSWIGRDKKANTTKAVDLTHMAVEKLRHNRPLQSKSFAATRRVLVIGGGVAGIQAALDCADAGLEVVLVERNSTIGGKMAQLDKTFPTVDCSSCVLGPRMVDVAQHPNITLYAYSDIQAVSGFVGNFEATIRKKASYVDWDKCTGCGECMEKCPVKDAPDEFNEHLATTRAINIPFPQAIPKKAVIDASRCKRLITGKCGVCAKICPSDAIDYEQQDTIITEKVGAIIIATGYGLFDHKVYGQYGAGRFPDVITSIQYERMLSASGPTGGHVQRPSDGKEPKNVVFIQCVGSRDKSVGRPYCSGFCCMYTAKQAILTKDHIPDSQSYVFYMDIRSPGKGYDEFIRRAVEEYGVRYVRGRVSRIFPQNGHLVVRGADTLMGAQVQVEADLVVLAVGVESAPGAKELAETLRVSTDTYGFFLEGHPKLKPVETNTAGVYLAGACQGPKDIPASVSQASAAAAKVLGLFAKGELTSDPQVATVDQRRCVGCMKCAKTCPFGAVKEVEDRAGDPKAEVVETVCQGCGICSATCPQGAIQLNHFTDDQILAEVNALCQPNLGLNSE is encoded by the coding sequence ATGCGCATCGGCGTTTTTATCTGCCATTGCGGCAGCAATATCGCGGGTACGGTGGATTGCGAGGCCGTGGCCGAAGCGGCTCGTTCCATGCCCGATGTGGCCTTTGCCACGGACTCCATGTACACCTGCTCCGAACCCGGTCAGGAAGCCATAATCAAGGCTGTGACAGAGCATCGCCTTGATGGGATCGTGGTGGCGTCGTGCACCCCGCGTATGCACGAGCGCACCTTCCGACGTACGGTGGAGCGTGCCGGGTTGAACCCCTATATGTTCGAGATGGCCAATATCCGAGAGCATGTCTCCTGGATCGGTCGAGACAAGAAGGCCAATACGACCAAGGCCGTGGATCTGACTCACATGGCTGTGGAGAAGCTTCGCCATAACCGGCCGTTGCAATCCAAGAGTTTTGCCGCGACTCGTCGCGTGCTGGTAATCGGTGGTGGTGTAGCCGGGATTCAGGCCGCGCTGGACTGCGCCGATGCCGGGCTGGAAGTTGTGCTTGTGGAGCGCAATTCCACCATCGGTGGCAAGATGGCCCAGTTGGACAAGACCTTCCCCACCGTGGACTGTTCCTCCTGCGTGCTCGGCCCCAGAATGGTGGATGTGGCACAGCATCCTAACATCACATTGTATGCCTATTCGGACATTCAGGCCGTGAGCGGATTTGTGGGCAATTTCGAGGCCACCATTCGCAAGAAGGCCTCCTATGTTGACTGGGACAAGTGTACCGGTTGCGGCGAATGCATGGAAAAGTGCCCGGTCAAGGATGCCCCGGACGAATTCAACGAACATCTGGCCACCACCCGCGCTATCAATATTCCTTTTCCCCAGGCCATTCCCAAGAAGGCCGTTATCGATGCCAGCCGCTGCAAGCGCCTGATCACAGGCAAATGTGGGGTCTGTGCTAAGATCTGTCCTTCGGACGCCATCGATTACGAGCAGCAGGATACCATCATTACCGAGAAGGTCGGGGCGATCATCATCGCCACGGGCTATGGCCTGTTCGACCATAAGGTTTATGGTCAGTATGGTGCCGGGCGTTTCCCGGATGTAATTACTTCAATTCAGTACGAGCGCATGCTTTCGGCCTCCGGTCCGACCGGTGGGCATGTTCAGCGCCCGTCCGATGGCAAGGAACCCAAGAATGTGGTGTTCATCCAGTGCGTTGGCTCCCGTGACAAGTCCGTGGGACGGCCATATTGCTCGGGGTTCTGCTGTATGTATACGGCCAAGCAGGCCATCCTGACCAAGGACCACATCCCGGATTCCCAATCGTACGTCTTCTATATGGATATACGTTCGCCCGGAAAGGGCTACGACGAATTCATCCGCCGCGCGGTGGAGGAGTATGGCGTACGCTACGTGCGCGGGCGTGTGTCGCGCATTTTCCCCCAGAACGGACACCTTGTGGTTCGTGGAGCCGACACCCTGATGGGTGCTCAGGTGCAGGTGGAGGCCGATCTCGTGGTGCTGGCCGTGGGCGTGGAGAGTGCCCCGGGTGCCAAGGAGCTGGCCGAGACCCTGCGTGTATCCACCGATACCTATGGATTCTTCCTGGAAGGGCATCCCAAATTGAAGCCCGTGGAAACCAACACCGCCGGAGTGTATCTGGCCGGTGCCTGCCAGGGGCCCAAGGATATCCCCGCATCCGTATCCCAGGCCAGTGCTGCAGCAGCCAAGGTTCTGGGGTTGTTTGCCAAGGGCGAACTGACCAGCGACCCACAGGTCGCCACCGTGGATCAGCGTCGTTGCGTGGGCTGTATGAAATGTGCCAAGACTTGCCCCTTTGGCGCGGTCAAGGAAGTCGAGGACCGGGCGGGCGATCCCAAGGCCGAAGTCGTGGAAACCGTCTGCCAGGGCTGCGGCATCTGTAGCGCCACCTGCCCGCAGGGGGCCATTCAACTCAATCACTTTACCGACGACCAGATTCTGGCGGAGGTCAATGCCCTATGTCAGCCGAATCTCGGCCTGAACTCCGAATAA
- a CDS encoding 4Fe-4S dicluster domain-containing protein, translating to MKFLHDDGLAPWLEALMAKRRVVAPVDEGGCLLFRPLDNPQNVVLDRSAAVSPKWVLLPQTEELFRYEKSVDPESGEPRVRQQVPSAPPETVVFGLHPCDMQGVDTLDQVFLNGRTRDPYYAARREATAFIALACGGPQDGACFCHWTGGGPAQAPGADVLLIRLGKGYAALPQTELGEALIGLASTVENDIDIEVQSTCTAAHEAMGTAPDIVDAEQRFRDAFDDTDFWEQAAGPCNGCGACTYVCPTCQCFDITEETAGNAGRRIRTWDSCMSAGFTLEASGHNPRPSNASRWRNRLGHKFSYHPENSGGLGCTGCGRCVRACPSCVDIRDLLTALMERS from the coding sequence ATGAAATTTTTGCATGACGATGGTCTGGCCCCCTGGCTGGAAGCGTTGATGGCCAAGAGGCGGGTGGTCGCCCCGGTTGATGAAGGAGGCTGTCTTTTGTTTCGGCCTTTGGATAATCCTCAGAATGTGGTGCTTGACCGATCCGCTGCCGTGTCCCCCAAATGGGTGCTGCTGCCCCAAACCGAAGAACTGTTTCGTTACGAGAAATCCGTCGATCCCGAATCAGGTGAACCGCGGGTCAGGCAACAAGTGCCATCCGCTCCACCGGAGACAGTGGTCTTTGGTCTGCACCCTTGCGATATGCAGGGCGTGGATACGTTGGATCAGGTCTTTTTGAATGGTCGAACCCGTGACCCGTACTATGCTGCCCGACGCGAAGCCACGGCGTTCATCGCTCTGGCCTGCGGTGGTCCTCAGGATGGAGCCTGCTTCTGTCACTGGACCGGTGGTGGACCGGCTCAGGCTCCGGGAGCGGACGTTTTACTGATTCGTCTGGGTAAGGGCTATGCCGCGCTCCCTCAGACTGAGCTGGGCGAGGCCCTGATTGGTTTGGCATCCACGGTGGAGAACGATATCGATATCGAGGTTCAGAGTACTTGCACAGCTGCCCATGAGGCCATGGGAACAGCCCCGGATATCGTTGACGCCGAGCAGCGCTTTCGTGACGCCTTTGATGATACTGATTTTTGGGAACAGGCCGCCGGGCCATGCAACGGCTGCGGTGCTTGCACCTATGTCTGCCCCACCTGCCAATGTTTCGATATTACCGAGGAGACTGCTGGCAATGCCGGGCGCCGGATTCGGACCTGGGATAGCTGCATGTCTGCCGGATTCACTCTGGAAGCCAGTGGGCACAACCCCCGGCCCAGTAATGCCTCCCGTTGGCGGAACCGCCTGGGGCACAAATTCAGCTATCACCCTGAGAACAGTGGTGGTCTTGGATGCACCGGCTGTGGCCGTTGCGTGCGGGCCTGCCCGTCCTGTGTGGATATTCGAGACCTGCTGACGGCCTTGATGGAGCGCTCATGA
- a CDS encoding hydrogenase iron-sulfur subunit yields the protein MSAESRPELRIIGFLCNWCSYGGADTAGVARLNQPTDLRIVRVPCSGRMDPMFIAKAFYGGADGVLVSGCHPRDCHYSEGNFYARRRLELFLRFLPVLGIDPQRFHYTWVSASEGQRWQQTVTDFVERIHSLGPLPQLCESDPAMKQLAQCLGGGE from the coding sequence ATGTCAGCCGAATCTCGGCCTGAACTCCGAATAATCGGATTCTTGTGCAACTGGTGCTCCTATGGCGGGGCTGACACTGCCGGTGTGGCGCGTTTGAATCAGCCAACTGACCTGCGCATCGTCCGTGTGCCGTGCTCGGGTCGCATGGATCCCATGTTCATCGCCAAGGCCTTTTATGGTGGGGCTGATGGCGTACTTGTTTCAGGTTGCCACCCGCGCGACTGCCATTATTCCGAGGGCAATTTCTACGCCCGCCGTCGTCTGGAGCTGTTTCTGCGTTTTCTGCCTGTACTGGGCATTGATCCACAGCGTTTTCATTACACCTGGGTGTCGGCCTCCGAAGGCCAGCGCTGGCAGCAGACCGTGACCGATTTCGTGGAGCGTATTCACTCGCTGGGTCCTCTACCGCAGCTCTGTGAATCCGATCCTGCCATGAAGCAGTTGGCCCAGTGCCTGGGTGGAGGAGAGTAG
- a CDS encoding 4Fe-4S dicluster domain-containing protein yields the protein MAVIDDLRSAVRKALEEGRVDMVLGWRECSDPLRDAPFYARSPEDADKLVFGRGSVRNLAAYLPRLKGQKVGVVVKGCDSRSVAQLLSEGLIKRDDLVIFGLSCDGVLDRTRLGRQVDGVVLGATEDAGTVRVSTAAGECEVALDDALDERCLRCRYPNPVLADENFGEQVAPREPEGGVWADVDAFLELPLEERFRHWERELGRCLRCYACRDACPLCVCRDHCAAESRSPHWLSADSGVREKLLFQVMHCLHTAGRCTECGECQRACPVDIPILALRRALARDAEALFGHVAGTDPEGLAPLLTFKAEEETIPERD from the coding sequence ATGGCCGTGATCGACGATCTCAGAAGTGCCGTGCGCAAGGCTCTGGAAGAGGGCCGGGTGGATATGGTTCTTGGCTGGCGGGAATGTTCGGATCCGTTACGTGATGCTCCTTTTTATGCCCGTAGCCCCGAGGATGCTGACAAGTTGGTCTTCGGACGGGGCAGTGTGCGGAACCTGGCTGCCTATCTGCCCCGTTTGAAGGGACAGAAAGTGGGCGTGGTGGTCAAGGGCTGCGATAGTCGCAGTGTTGCGCAGTTGCTGTCCGAAGGGCTGATCAAACGAGATGATCTGGTGATTTTCGGTTTGTCCTGCGATGGGGTTCTGGATCGGACCAGATTGGGCAGGCAGGTTGACGGTGTGGTGCTCGGTGCAACGGAAGACGCCGGGACCGTTCGTGTCAGTACAGCTGCTGGTGAGTGCGAAGTCGCTTTGGACGATGCGCTTGACGAACGCTGCCTGCGCTGTCGTTATCCCAACCCCGTTTTGGCCGATGAAAATTTTGGCGAACAGGTTGCGCCGCGTGAACCTGAAGGCGGAGTCTGGGCGGATGTCGACGCTTTTCTGGAGTTGCCGCTGGAGGAGCGCTTTCGACATTGGGAGCGCGAGCTGGGGCGCTGCCTGCGTTGTTACGCCTGCCGTGATGCCTGCCCGCTGTGCGTGTGTCGTGATCACTGCGCTGCCGAATCACGCAGCCCGCATTGGCTGTCCGCCGATTCGGGTGTGCGCGAGAAGCTCCTGTTCCAGGTGATGCACTGCCTGCACACCGCCGGGCGCTGCACGGAATGTGGTGAATGCCAGCGTGCCTGCCCCGTGGATATCCCCATTCTGGCGCTGAGGCGGGCTTTGGCCCGGGATGCCGAAGCTCTGTTCGGGCATGTGGCCGGGACAGACCCGGAAGGTCTGGCGCCACTGCTGACCTTCAAGGCTGAGGAAGAAACCATTCCGGAGAGGGACTAG